One Setaria viridis chromosome 3, Setaria_viridis_v4.0, whole genome shotgun sequence DNA window includes the following coding sequences:
- the LOC117850352 gene encoding uncharacterized protein — MQSWYYWYREALALSRRVSTLLSNVRELSRQKTMLSNENSELRGKAWGLEREKTRMFNENRELQSQVSTLGCKARELQGQNTKLSDELAKQREDTRKAGLLFMDAADTYQQAAKKQIKTKVEELQDTRKASLLLMNAADAYQDVAKKQTKAKVEELEDMKAAVLVLMSAADSYQQEAKKQIKEKAEELKILRVQKVEMDARAASLESELNAALYKNQELEVGYDSVKGENNELRSEIERLMMELGALMDAGEAATKAFDGERTEIMKEFEDLRMMKVEETQANKDLTKVKNDKLPSEVLIADQND, encoded by the exons ATGCAATCATG GTATTATTGGTACCGCGAGGCGCTGGCACTCTCCAGACGGGTCTCCACGTTGCTGTCCAATGTGCGGGAGTTGAGTCGCCAAAAGACTATGCTGTCCAATGAGAACAGTGAACTGAGGGGCAAGGCGTGGGGGTTGGAGCGCGAAAAGACTAGAATGTTCAACGAGAATCGTGAGCTCCAGAGCCAGGTCTCCACACTAGGGTGCAAGGCACGAGAGTTGCAGGGCCAGAACACCAAACTTTCCGATGAGCTAGCCAAGCAACGGGAGGACACAAGGAAGGCAGGCCTGCTGTTCATGGACGCCGCCGATACGTACCAACAAGCAGCAAAGAAGCAAATCAAGACAAAGGTGGAGGAATTGCAGGACACTAGGAAGGCGAGCCTGCTTCTGATGAACGCTGCCGACGCGTACCAAGATGTAGCGAAGAAGCAAACTAAGGCGAAGGTGGAGGAATTGGAGGACATGAAGGCAGCGGTTCTAGTGTTGATGAGCGCTGCGGATTCGTACCAGCAAGAAGCAAAGAAGCAGATTAAGGAGAAGGCGGAGGAGTTGAAGATCCTAAGGGTCCAGAAGGTGGAGATGGATGCGAGGGCAGCGTCTTTGGAGTCGGAGCTCAATGCAGCTCTGTATAAGAATCAGGAATTGGAGGTGGGTTATGATTCGGTGAAGGGTGAAAATAACGAGCTTCGGTCAGAGATTGAGAGGCTCATGATGGAATTGGGTGCATTGATGGACGCGGGAGAGGCAGCTACAAAGGCATTTGATGGTGAGAGGACAGAAATCATGAAGGAATTCGAAGACCTTAGGATGATGAAGGTTGAGGAAACTCAAGCCAACAAGGATTTAACGAAGGTTAAAAATGATAAGCTTCCGTCGGAGGTGTTGATTGCAGACCAAAATGATTGA